One window of Toxotes jaculatrix isolate fToxJac2 chromosome 19, fToxJac2.pri, whole genome shotgun sequence genomic DNA carries:
- the fam49a gene encoding protein FAM49A isoform X2: protein MGNLLKVLTREIENYPHFFLDFENAQPTEGEREVWNQVNSVLQDSESILSGLQAYKGAGQEIRDAIQNPNDFMLQERAWNSVCPLVIKLKKFYSFSLRLEEALQSLLESLTCPPFTPTQHLEREQALAKQFAEILHFTLRFDELKMRIPAIQNDFSYYRRTISRNRINNMNLDIENEVNNEMANRMSLFYAEATPMLKTLSNATTNFVTENKTLPLENTTDCLSTMASVCKVMLETPEYSSRFSSEDTLLFCMRVMVGVIILYDHVHPNGAFNKSSKIDMKGCIKVLKDQPADNVEGLLNALKFTTKHLNDESTPKNIRTMLQ, encoded by the exons ATGGGTAACCTGCTAAAAGTCCTAACAAGGGAAATAGAGAACTATCCACACTTTTTCCTGGACTTTGAAA ATGCACAGCCGACAGAAGGAGAGCGAGAGGTATGGAACCAGGTGAACTCAGTCCTCCAGGACTCTGAGAGCATCCTGTCTGGCCTGCAGGCATACAAGGGAGCCGGCCAGGAGATCAGAGAT GCGATTCAAAACCCCAACGACTTCATGCTGCAGGAGCGAGCGTGGAACTCCGTCTGCCCGCTCGTCATCAAACTCAAGAAGTTCTACAGTTTCTCTCTTAGACTAG aGGAGGCTCTGCAGAGTTTGTTGGAGTCCCTGACGTGTCCACCCTTCACGCCCACTCAGCACCTGGAGAGGGAGCAGGCTCTGGCCAAACAGTTTGCAGAGATCCTCCACTTCACTCTGCGCTTCGATGAGCTCAAG ATGAGAATTCCTGCCATTCAGAACGACTTCAGCTACTACAGAAGAACTATCAGTCGAAACCGAATAAACAACATGAAT TTGGACATTGAGAATGAAGTCAACAATGAGATGGCCAACAGGATGTCTCTGTTCTACGCCGAGGCAACACCCATGCTGAAAACACTCAGCAACGCAACCACAAACTTTGTGACAGAG AATAAGACTCTTCCACTGGAGAACACGACAGACTGTCTCAGCACTATGGCCAGCGTCTGTAAAGTCATGCTGGAGACACC gGAATATTCGAGtcgtttcagcagtgaggacacGCTCTTGTTTTGCATGAGGGTCATGGTCGGGGTCATCATTCTTTATGACCATGTCCACCCCAACGGCGCcttcaacaagtcctccaagATAGAC ATGAAAGGCTGCATAAAAGTCCTGAAGGACCAGCCGGCAGACAACGTAGAAGGCCTCCTGAATGCCCTCAA ATTCACCACAAAACACCTGAATGACGAGTCCACTCCGAAGAACATCCGGACGATGCTCCAGTAA
- the fam49a gene encoding protein FAM49A isoform X1 yields the protein MGNLLKVLTCTELEQGPNFFLDFENAQPTEGEREVWNQVNSVLQDSESILSGLQAYKGAGQEIRDAIQNPNDFMLQERAWNSVCPLVIKLKKFYSFSLRLEEALQSLLESLTCPPFTPTQHLEREQALAKQFAEILHFTLRFDELKMRIPAIQNDFSYYRRTISRNRINNMNLDIENEVNNEMANRMSLFYAEATPMLKTLSNATTNFVTENKTLPLENTTDCLSTMASVCKVMLETPEYSSRFSSEDTLLFCMRVMVGVIILYDHVHPNGAFNKSSKIDMKGCIKVLKDQPADNVEGLLNALKFTTKHLNDESTPKNIRTMLQ from the exons ATGGGGAATCTGTTAAAAGTGCTCACTTGCACAGAGCTTGAACAGGGGCCAAACTTTTTCCTTGACTTTGAAA ATGCACAGCCGACAGAAGGAGAGCGAGAGGTATGGAACCAGGTGAACTCAGTCCTCCAGGACTCTGAGAGCATCCTGTCTGGCCTGCAGGCATACAAGGGAGCCGGCCAGGAGATCAGAGAT GCGATTCAAAACCCCAACGACTTCATGCTGCAGGAGCGAGCGTGGAACTCCGTCTGCCCGCTCGTCATCAAACTCAAGAAGTTCTACAGTTTCTCTCTTAGACTAG aGGAGGCTCTGCAGAGTTTGTTGGAGTCCCTGACGTGTCCACCCTTCACGCCCACTCAGCACCTGGAGAGGGAGCAGGCTCTGGCCAAACAGTTTGCAGAGATCCTCCACTTCACTCTGCGCTTCGATGAGCTCAAG ATGAGAATTCCTGCCATTCAGAACGACTTCAGCTACTACAGAAGAACTATCAGTCGAAACCGAATAAACAACATGAAT TTGGACATTGAGAATGAAGTCAACAATGAGATGGCCAACAGGATGTCTCTGTTCTACGCCGAGGCAACACCCATGCTGAAAACACTCAGCAACGCAACCACAAACTTTGTGACAGAG AATAAGACTCTTCCACTGGAGAACACGACAGACTGTCTCAGCACTATGGCCAGCGTCTGTAAAGTCATGCTGGAGACACC gGAATATTCGAGtcgtttcagcagtgaggacacGCTCTTGTTTTGCATGAGGGTCATGGTCGGGGTCATCATTCTTTATGACCATGTCCACCCCAACGGCGCcttcaacaagtcctccaagATAGAC ATGAAAGGCTGCATAAAAGTCCTGAAGGACCAGCCGGCAGACAACGTAGAAGGCCTCCTGAATGCCCTCAA ATTCACCACAAAACACCTGAATGACGAGTCCACTCCGAAGAACATCCGGACGATGCTCCAGTAA
- the fbxo16 gene encoding F-box only protein 16 — translation MPHAPRSSANCAKMQTKLSAWTPLNHPLANSKVFEERRSLLAKWFDKWSDSQRRAVLQDFVLSCSLEQLKFLSLSVSRQLPLQAADFTCLLPRALCLYIFSFLDPRSLCRCAQVSWHWKSIVELDQLWMPKCLRFGWCINFSPTPFEQGVWKRYYIQTVQELRLTPLQAAWSQQQFAIPDAATTSTTHEDLLAPPLLTDEHPVSTKQRVRSSLRTGLIKEKQPNALPPWRDSDRHPKDTLRFNYLDNLDTVKQAMAAQTKSAATTCRSNTLKPDDGSKKTLSEANYKLRKAKSLMFLSSNCRTQHPPHQTQTRPQWASQSNDYPVTKETTKSLLHLAQWNAGIRPGPVRSAVPQLSMEALRASQRSHRSSPSKPLFEVQPWIVPASHAH, via the exons ATGCCACATGCACCAAGGTCCTCTGCAAACTGTGCCAAGATGCAGACAAAACTGAGCGCCTGGACTCCTCTGAACCATCCTCTGGCAAACAGCAAG GTGTTTGAAGAGAGACGAAGCCTTCTGGCAAAGTGG TTTGACAAGTGGTCTGACAGTCAGAGGAGGGCAGTGCTGCAGGATTTTGTACTGAGCTGTTCGCTGGAGCAGCTGAAGTTCCTGAGTCTGAGTGTGAGCAGACAGCTCCCCCTGCAGGCTGCAGACTTCACCTGCCTGCTGCCCCGAGCCCTCTGCCTCTACATCTTCTCCTTCCTGGACCCCCGCAGCCTATGTCGATGTGCACAG GTGAGCTGGCACTGGAAGAGCATTGTGGAGCTGGACCAGCTGTGGATGCCCAAGTGTCTGAGGTTCGGCTGGTGCATCAATTTCTCCCCCACACCGTTTGAGCAGGGCGTCTGGAAGAGGTACTACATCCAAACTGTGCAGGAGCTGCGACTCACCCCACTGCAG GCTGCTTGGTCCCAGCAGCAGTTTGCGATTCCAGATGCAGCCACGACCAGCACTACACATGAAGATCTGTTAGCACCGCCCCTCCTCACCGACGAGCATCCAGTGTCCACTAAACAGCGAGTTAGAAGCAGCCTCAGGACTGGATTAATAAAGGAGAAGCAGCCAAATGCTCTGCCTCCATGGAGAGATTCTGACAGACATCCCAAAGACACACTGCGCTTTAACTACCTAGACAACCTGGACACAGTCAAACAGGCCATGGCAGC GCAGACGAAAAGCGCAGCCACCACCTGCCGTAGTAACACATTGAAGCCAGACGACGGAAGCAAGAAAACGCTGTCTGAGGCAAATTACAAACTCCGCAAAGCCAAATCTCTG ATGTTCCTCAGTTCCAACTGCAGAACCCAACATCCTCCTCATCAGACCCAAACCCGACCTCAGTGGGCATCTCAGAGTAACGACTACCCCGTCACCAAAGAGACCACCAAGAGCCTGCTGCACTTGGCCCAGTGGAACGCTGGGATCCGTCCGGGGCCGGTGAGGTCTGCGGTGCCCCAGCTGAGCATGGAGGCGCTCAGGGCATCCCAGCGCTCACACCGGAGCTCACCCA GTAAACCACTGTTCGAGGTTCAGCCATGGATTGTTCCTGCTTCACATGCACACTGA